In the genome of Osmerus mordax isolate fOsmMor3 chromosome 15, fOsmMor3.pri, whole genome shotgun sequence, one region contains:
- the rmc1 gene encoding regulator of MON1-CCZ1 complex, with protein sequence MSEGHYLELCENPVQFENASSVNNVFFDEANKQVFAVRSGGATGVVVKGPDDKSSAAFRMDDKGEVKCIKFSIGNKILAVQRTPKSVDFINFVPDFPHLEFSQECKTKNASVLGFCWINWNEIVFITDQGIEFYQVFPDKRSVKLLKSQSINVNWYIYCPETAVLLLSTTVQGNVLQPFAFKSGTMSKMNKFEIELPVVPKPAKLSLSERDIAVATIYGQLYVMYLKHHSRTANSPSAEVVLYHLPREGSCKKTNVLKLNTTGKFALNVVDNLVVVHHQSSQTSSVFDIKMREADCPPSVHQPVLPARSIHPYRIPLTGPAAVPTQPPVPCELYSSSWSVFQPDIIISASEGYLWYIQVKLPPAVNLLQDKGKLMDFLLRRRDCKMVILSVCSQMLVGGDKGSVQVVATVFDKLNQVYKEYLEAEQSYTVAMESGPSRGSAAHKRPVRTQAVIDQSDMYTHVLSSFTERKGVCHKFIIAVLMEYIRSLNHFHITVQHYLYEMVIKTLVQHNLLYMLHQLLQYHVLSDSKPLACLLLSLESTYPPAHQLSLDMLKRLSTANDEIVEVLLSKQQVLGALRFIRSVGGHDNISARKFLDAARQTDDSMLFYTIFRFFEQRNLRLRGSPNFNPGEHCEEHVSFFKQMFGEQA encoded by the exons ATGAGCGAGGGACATTACCTAGAACTATGTGAGAACCCAGTCCAATTTGAAAATGCCTCCAGCGTCAATAATGTGTTCTTTGACGAAGCTAATAAACAG GTGTTTGCAGTCCGGTCAGGCGGGGCTACAGGAGTGGTGGTCAAAGGACCAGATGATAAGAGCTCTGCAGCGTTCAG AATGGACGACAAAGGGGAGGTGAAATGCATCAAGTTTTCTATTGGGAATAAGATCCTTGCAGTCCAAAGAACACCTAAATCTGTG GattttattaattttgttccAGATTTCCCCCATCTGGAGTTTTCTCAGGAATGCAAG ACTAAGAACGCCAGTGTGCTGGGCTTCTGCTGGATCAACTGGAACGAGATCGTCTTCATCACAGACCAGGGGATAGAGTTCTACCAG GTGTTCCCAGACAAGCGCAGTGTGAAGCTGCTGAAGAGTCAGAGCAtcaatgtgaactggtacatcTACTGTCCTGAGAcggctgtgctgctgctgtccaCCACCGTGCAGGGAAACGTCCTGCAGCCCTTCGCCTTCAAG AGTGGAACCATGTCTAAGATGAACAAGTTTGAGATTGAACTGCCGGTGGTGCCCAAGCCAGCCAAGCTGAGCCTGTCAGAGAGGgacatcgccgtggcaaccat TTATGGCCAGCTGTATGTGATGTACTTGAAGCACCACTCCAGAACAGCAAACAGCCCCAGTGCTGAGGTTGTTCTCTACCACCTACCAAG GGAGGGTTCCTGTAAGAAGACCAACGTGCTGAAGCTGAACACCACGGGGAAGTTTGCCCTCAACGTGGTTGACAACCTAGTGGTGGTTCATCACCAGAGCTCCCAGACCTCCAGTGTTTTCGACATAAAGATGAGGGAGGCTGACTGTCCTCCCAGCGTCCACCAGCCTGTCCTGCCAGCCCGGTCCATCCACCCCTACAGAATCCCCCTCACAG ggcctgctgctGTGCCCACCCAGCCTCCTGTGCCATGTGAACTCT ACTCCTCCTCCTGGAGTGTGTTCCAGCCTGACATCATCATCAGTGCCAGTGAAG GCTACCTGTGGTACATACAGGTGAAGCTGCCCCCAGCAGTCAACCTCCTTCAGGACAAGGGCAAACTCATGGACTTCCTGCTCCGACGCCGAGACTGCAAGATggtcatcctgtctgtctgctctcaga tGCTTGTGGGGGGAGATAAGGGCAGTGTACAAGTGGTGGCCACAGTGTTCGATAAACTCAACCAAGTTTACAAAGAGTATCTGGAAGCAGAACAGTCCTATACTGTG GCAATGGAGTCCGGCCCTAGTCGAGGTAGTGCTGCTCACAAACGGCCAGTTCGGACCCAGGCAGTCATCGACCAATCAGACATGTACACccatgtcctctcctcctttacCGAGAGAAAG GGAGTGTGTCATAAGTTCATCATCGCAGTGCTGATGGAGTACATCCGCTCGCTCAACCACTTCCACATCACTGTACAG CACTACCTGTATGAGATGGTGATCAAGACGCTGGTCCAGCACAACCTGCTCTACATGCTGCACCAGCTGCTGCAGTACCACGTCCTCAGCGACTCCAAACCCCTG GCCTGTCTGCTGCTGTCACTGGAGAGCACCTACCCCCCCGCTCACCAGCTGTCTCTGGACATGCTGAAG cGTCTGTCGACAGCTAACGATGAGATAGTGGAGGTTCTGCTCTCCAAGCAGCAGGTTCTGGGTGCGCTGAGGTTCATCCGAAGCGTTGGTGGCCATGACAACATCTCTGCCAGGAAGTTTCTGGATGCGGCGCGGCAGACGGATGACAGCATGCTCTTCTACACCATCTTCAGGTTCTTCGAACAGAGGAATCTTCGCCTGCGCGGCAGCCCCAACTTTAACCCAG GGGAACACTGTGAGGAACATGTCAGCTTCTTCAAGCAGATGTTTGGAGAACAGGCATGA
- the riok3 gene encoding serine/threonine-protein kinase RIO3 has translation MDQTSVTAQGPKSPWGPAPSVVSACLLTVMSEQLATQLEDENSDIPGFPEADEVLLPADHLDTDSDLMLAQMLQMQFDREFDTQLRIEEKKFNGESKVSISFENYRKVHPYEDSDSSEDEVDWQDTRHDPYKADKPQSAPKKGFSGKGKNITTKHDEVLCGRKNTSRMDNFAPEVHVGDGLGMDLKLSNQVYNALKQHCYSEQRRSARLHEKKEHSTAEQAVDPRTRLLMYKMVNAGLLENINGCISTGKESVVFHADGGSLEDSPVPSECVLKVFKTTLNEFRNRDKYIKDDYRFKDRFSKLNPRKIIRLWAEKEMHNLARMKKAEIPCPDVVLLKKHILVMSFIGKDHVPAPKLKEAHLGPDDLARAYLQVLHMMQQLYQQCNLVHADLSEYNMLWHDGKVWLIDVSQSIEPTHPHGLEFLFRDCRNVATFFQKGGVCEAMNVYELFNAVTGLNITGDNEADFLAQIEALEKRNEDHVQRRGKKSFSPSEEADPPLLPQEDD, from the exons ATGGATCAGACAAGCGTAACTGCACAAGGACCAAAG AGCCCATGGGGACCTGCCCCCTCCGTGGTTTCTGCATGCTTATTGACTGTTATGAGTGAGCAGCTGGCTACGCAACTAGAAGATGAGAACAGTGACATTCCAGGGTTCCCTGA ggccGATGAGGTCCTGCTCCCAGCCGACCACCTGGACACAGACAGTGACCTGATGCTTGCTCAAATGCTGCAGATGCAGTTTGACAGGGAGTTTGACACCCAACTTCGCATAGAAGAGAAGAAGTTCAACGGGGAGAGCAAGG tGTCCATTTCATTTGAGAACTACCGTAAGGTGCATCCCTACGAAGACAGCGACAGCTCAGAAGATGAGGTGGACTGGCAGGACACCCGCCACGACCCCTACAAAGCTG ACAAGCCCCAGAGCGCTCCGAAGAAGGGCTTCAGTGGGAAGGGGAAGAACATCACCACCAAGCATGACGAGGTGCTGTGTGGCAGGAAGAACACATCTCGCATGGACAAC tttgcTCCAGAGGTTCATGTGGGGGATGGTCTGGGCATGGATCTGAAGCTGTCCAACCAGGTGTACAATGCCCTGAAGCAGCACTGCTACAGCGAGCAGAGACGCAGCGCACGCCTGCACGAGAAGAAGGAGCACTCCACCGCC gagcaaGCGGTGGACCCCAGGACTCGTCTGCTGATGTACAAGATGGTGAACGCTGGCCTGCTGGAGAACATCAATGGCTGCATAAGCACTGGGAAGGAGTCTGTGGTGTTCCACgctgatggagggag tctggaagaCAGCCCCGTCCCATCGGAGTGTGTGTTGAAGGTGTTTAAGACGACACTGAATGAGTTCAGGAACAGAGACAAGTATATCAAGGATGACTACCGCTTTAAGGACCGCTTCAGCAAGCTCAACCCTCGCAAGATTATCCGTCTCTgggcagagaaggagatgcACAACCTGGCTAG AATGAAGAAAGCAGAGATCCCGTGTCCTGATGTGGTGCTGCTGAAGAAGCACATCCTGGTGATGTCCTTTATAGGGAAGGACCATGTCCCTGCCCCCAAGCTGAAGGAGGCCCATCTGGGCCCCGACGACCTGGCCAGGGCCTACCTCCAGGTCCTGCAT ATGATGCAGCAGTTGTACCAGCAGTGTAACCTGGTCCATGCTGACCTCAGTGAATACAACATGCTGTGGCACGATGGCAAG GTGTGGCTGATAGACGTGAGTCAGTCCATCGAGCCCACCCATCCTCATGGTCTGGAGTTCCTCTTCAGGGACTGCAGGAACGTGGCTAcg TTCTTCCAGAAGGGTGGGGTCTGCGAGGCCATGAACGTGTATGAGCTGTTCAATGCCGTGACCGGGCTGAACATCACCGGGGACAACGAGGCTGACTTCCTGGCCCAG atCGAGGCTCTGGAGAAGAGGAACGAGGACCACGTCCAGAGGAGGGGCAAGAAGAGCTTCTCCCCCAGCGAGGAGGCagacccccctctcctgccccaggaAGACGACTAG